Proteins encoded in a region of the Streptomyces sp. PCS3-D2 genome:
- a CDS encoding DUF6093 family protein: MLNARGIALFAERHMMPDKVRVIRVGGEDVLDPATGALVPAAPLIVYEGKAGLYPQQEKIRSRGRDGAWEEEIRAGYRLLLPLEAAELEDHDEVLVKEARDTQAVGRTYEVTTLGEVSSFPVLRTVWLEQRDRSAS; this comes from the coding sequence GTGCTTAACGCTCGCGGCATCGCCCTCTTCGCCGAGCGCCACATGATGCCGGACAAGGTCCGTGTGATCCGGGTTGGCGGGGAAGACGTCCTGGACCCGGCGACCGGTGCGCTCGTCCCGGCCGCCCCCCTCATCGTGTACGAGGGCAAGGCCGGGCTGTACCCGCAGCAGGAGAAGATCCGCTCCCGGGGCCGAGACGGGGCGTGGGAGGAGGAGATCCGGGCCGGGTACCGGCTGCTCCTGCCGCTGGAGGCCGCGGAGCTGGAGGACCACGACGAGGTGCTGGTGAAGGAGGCCCGTGACACCCAGGCCGTGGGCCGTACGTACGAGGTGACCACGCTGGGCGAGGTGTCCTCCTTCCCGGTGCTGCGGACGGTGTGGCTGGAGCAGCGCGACCGGAGCGCATCGTGA
- a CDS encoding phage tail domain-containing protein, giving the protein MSTALKDFQIEIGGVVLGHGTSIPIAEVEGLGRAPVRGELVPRPGADGAWAGSDWYDARTVRIDCAIKTPGDPAAARQILADLQEAADAASVRTAPGANMPLRIKWPGSPTRVLFGRLRRLEPSWEQAAFGWVPLDVEFAATDPYFHGDTVSALTLSLSSRGLGGLKAPVKAPVNTGTSVPQERRGMVRNDGDMPAWPTIRITGPVISPRIYMPKTGALLELGVSLATGERIDIETRPGTRWALRNGSENVASSLSGDSRLDGFQIPTGSTELWWTARGYSSASRLAVTWRSAHIAL; this is encoded by the coding sequence ATGAGCACCGCCTTGAAGGACTTCCAGATCGAAATCGGCGGCGTGGTCCTCGGTCACGGCACGTCCATCCCGATTGCCGAGGTTGAGGGCCTGGGCAGGGCGCCGGTGCGCGGCGAGCTGGTCCCGCGGCCGGGCGCGGACGGGGCGTGGGCCGGGTCCGACTGGTACGACGCCCGTACGGTCCGCATCGACTGCGCGATCAAGACGCCCGGCGACCCGGCCGCCGCCCGGCAGATCCTCGCTGACCTCCAGGAGGCGGCCGACGCGGCGTCGGTGCGGACCGCCCCCGGGGCGAACATGCCGCTGCGGATCAAGTGGCCGGGAAGCCCCACCCGCGTCCTGTTCGGTCGGCTGCGTCGCCTTGAGCCGTCCTGGGAGCAGGCCGCCTTCGGCTGGGTCCCGCTGGACGTGGAGTTCGCGGCGACCGACCCGTACTTCCACGGCGACACGGTGTCGGCGCTGACCCTGTCGCTGTCTTCCCGGGGCCTGGGCGGCCTCAAGGCACCGGTGAAGGCGCCGGTGAATACGGGCACGTCCGTGCCACAGGAGCGGCGCGGCATGGTGCGCAACGACGGCGACATGCCGGCCTGGCCGACCATCCGGATCACCGGGCCGGTGATCAGCCCGCGGATCTACATGCCGAAGACCGGCGCGCTGCTGGAACTGGGCGTGTCGCTGGCGACCGGCGAACGCATCGACATCGAGACCCGGCCGGGCACGCGGTGGGCGCTTCGCAACGGCAGCGAGAACGTCGCCTCTTCCCTGTCGGGTGACTCCCGACTCGACGGCTTCCAGATCCCGACGGGCTCCACCGAGTTGTGGTGGACCGCCCGTGGTTACTCCTCCGCCTCCCGCCTGGCCGTGACCTGGCGCAGCGCGCACATCGCCCTCTAA
- a CDS encoding HK97 gp10 family phage protein: MSKKKAGSFNHPAALAAALDQGALVLRGESEAAVRFSAAAIVAAVRARASGRPGPRVITGQYRASWRSEVHGGGPVWVAEVGTSAPQARRLEYGFVGTDSLGRRYAQPPFPHAGPALEATGPTVVRLLGAAVERAL, encoded by the coding sequence GTGAGCAAGAAGAAGGCCGGCTCCTTCAACCACCCCGCCGCCCTTGCGGCTGCTCTCGACCAGGGCGCGCTGGTGCTGCGCGGCGAGTCCGAGGCCGCGGTGCGTTTCAGCGCGGCGGCGATCGTCGCAGCGGTCCGGGCCCGCGCTTCCGGCCGTCCGGGCCCGCGGGTGATCACCGGCCAGTACCGCGCATCGTGGCGGTCGGAGGTCCACGGCGGCGGCCCGGTGTGGGTCGCGGAGGTCGGCACCAGCGCCCCGCAGGCCCGGCGGCTGGAGTACGGCTTCGTCGGCACGGACTCCCTCGGCCGCCGGTACGCCCAGCCGCCATTCCCGCACGCCGGGCCTGCCCTGGAAGCCACGGGACCGACCGTCGTGCGGCTCCTCGGTGCGGCTGTGGAGCGTGCCCTGTGA
- a CDS encoding phage tail tape measure protein produces MRADAANLLSSIRGASGALRSLGRDVDAIHRTLGRVGSGASGLRGIAADSDAARRGLRQVGADGDASMRQLRRGLLGARQEAHHLRNLVVGGGIVHGLAEIAKEGNEYQRAIQKWGAVTGASGQEMVMAAAKARELGSDLTIPGTSAAKAADAMLELAKAGQTATSSIANGRAAMQLAAADNLSAADAAKYLGDVMDQFGLSSNFAGRAADVLAAGANAASGGLKDIYYAMSYTGPVAAQLGVSIEDTATAVAMLARSGILGSKAGTSLRGIFTNLAAPTKRMKEGLAELGIEAWDAQGNFKGLRGIVEGFEQAGHRLSDKDFAAAMSKVVGKPALQGALALAHQGTEAFDQMRTAIGRTGAAGEIAASQTKGLAGAVTQLKSQWKTTGQVLYTSAAPGLEKVTRLLTSGLGAATPALAGGLDYLHDLYTLAKPSASAAIAEGFDVIRDAAGGLGGPLKDLAFDALASAINVVVNAGRAGLDILENLGEGLAPVAEALAEVTGEAGAGATALDIVTTALNLASAGASGLSEVLGPIGQGVGWLVQAFGALPGPVQTAIIAMLMANRVAPVMSRLAGTVSGPLVGAYRSWGDQMRVQSALAERQGQSVSRIGQHMAVLQTRIPILGQMSAAFRAAEGPAQGLARSIGVGLGGAARGLMGALGGPWGVAIAAAGVGLSMLASHQQKAAQAAAEHQSRISSLSQALRESNGAVNDNVRAVAAQAVMEAKVLDGKARLVDVMGKVGVSARQLTDAYLGQDGGLNALQNRLRETAAANREFVTQGRVGKWQFTETGKSYDQAARALGSVKGEMSQAVTDAKNLADAQASGAKSAADSVGPFGKFSDAMRRLSDTTADADSRARALHDALNILAGGSVNLSAAEARLNRSVSDASEALKGGVDHAEGYGKVLLNMDGSLSTVTRNGQKLYDLLQGLSTNSADAALAAYQFAEANGKSVPEALEAAQKQMATARDSAISTAQGFGLTAEQAANLADKAGLVPEKVSILLQTAGMDASMAELMAVQQALKATPDKKTVTISTLSNEARAELEKLGFKITDLKDRTVQVSAPTDLARADLDALIAKISATPGSKHIQTSAGTSATIASLEAVKSAIGSVPGAKYVTVAAPTEGARQQLTDLGFKITEIPGSKNVNVSVPTGTATGNVSAIQGAINSLTGRTVTITTVHNDIWRTSGSRGPGPWADGYRFEADGGVVSYYADGGVRSEQHVAQIAPAGAWRVWAEPETQGEAYIPLASSKRTRSKAILGEVARRFGGEISYFAGGGLSDWSYQPSPSPSWGSGSGLRSKSMRKDKKGKETFDLALFEKNLRESAAKTERWRSDLATIASRAGQDVADALEEMGEDGIELTAKMAKGSTKYINEMAEQLKKLSGAARVSLADYARQLGNAVKNADAFQSNLAKLAAAGYGSLAARLAEQGDEAAEKLAEQAVKDPKKAAEADKASRAADKALSGDQLSDLVKIIAALSTGRGIHYVAESTGIEEDRLIEVANLATSQLRGVGSRAERFLADLARANRGLSYANGGIWEPGIFRGSGRGLIKFAEGETVAESFIPHAASKRSRATDVLAETAGRFGYGLTPQRLVDAGAGRPQVVVVQQAPAIGTQTIHVSKAAATASDIAASVAYQLRRAKRGGLR; encoded by the coding sequence ATGCGCGCTGACGCCGCGAACCTGCTCTCCAGCATCCGAGGCGCCTCCGGCGCCCTGCGCTCCCTCGGCCGCGATGTCGACGCGATCCATCGGACTCTCGGTCGCGTCGGCTCCGGCGCCTCCGGGCTGCGCGGCATCGCCGCCGACTCCGACGCCGCCCGCAGGGGCCTGCGGCAGGTCGGTGCGGACGGCGACGCGTCGATGCGGCAGCTGCGCCGCGGTCTGCTCGGTGCCCGACAGGAGGCCCACCACCTCCGGAACCTGGTCGTCGGCGGTGGCATCGTCCATGGGCTCGCGGAGATAGCCAAGGAGGGCAACGAGTACCAGCGCGCCATCCAGAAGTGGGGTGCCGTCACCGGCGCGTCCGGCCAAGAGATGGTGATGGCCGCGGCCAAGGCCCGCGAGCTCGGCTCCGACCTCACCATCCCCGGCACCTCGGCGGCGAAGGCCGCGGACGCCATGCTCGAGCTGGCCAAAGCGGGCCAGACGGCCACCTCGTCTATCGCGAACGGGCGCGCTGCCATGCAGCTGGCGGCGGCCGACAACCTTTCCGCCGCTGACGCCGCCAAGTATCTCGGGGACGTCATGGATCAGTTCGGGCTGAGCTCGAACTTCGCGGGACGCGCAGCCGACGTCCTTGCGGCCGGCGCGAACGCGGCGTCCGGTGGTCTGAAGGACATCTACTACGCGATGTCCTACACCGGGCCGGTCGCTGCGCAGCTCGGGGTGTCCATCGAGGACACCGCGACGGCCGTGGCCATGCTTGCCCGCTCCGGCATCCTCGGGTCCAAGGCAGGAACGTCCCTGCGCGGCATCTTCACCAACCTGGCCGCCCCGACCAAGCGGATGAAGGAGGGCCTGGCCGAGCTGGGCATCGAAGCCTGGGACGCGCAGGGGAACTTCAAGGGTCTCCGCGGGATCGTCGAGGGGTTCGAGCAGGCAGGGCACCGGCTCAGCGACAAGGACTTCGCCGCGGCGATGTCGAAGGTCGTCGGCAAGCCGGCCTTGCAGGGCGCGCTGGCGCTGGCGCATCAGGGCACCGAGGCGTTCGACCAGATGCGGACCGCGATCGGCCGCACGGGCGCGGCCGGTGAGATCGCCGCTTCCCAGACCAAGGGGCTGGCCGGTGCGGTGACCCAGCTGAAGAGCCAGTGGAAGACGACGGGCCAGGTCCTCTACACCTCCGCCGCGCCGGGCCTGGAGAAGGTCACCCGCCTGCTCACGTCCGGGCTCGGCGCGGCCACGCCCGCGCTGGCCGGCGGCCTGGACTACCTGCACGACCTCTACACGCTGGCGAAGCCGTCGGCGTCCGCGGCCATCGCGGAGGGCTTCGACGTCATTCGGGACGCCGCCGGCGGTCTGGGCGGTCCCCTGAAGGACCTCGCCTTCGACGCTCTCGCGTCCGCCATCAACGTAGTCGTCAACGCCGGCCGCGCCGGGCTGGACATCCTCGAGAACCTGGGCGAGGGCCTGGCGCCCGTCGCGGAGGCGCTGGCCGAGGTCACCGGCGAGGCCGGGGCCGGGGCGACCGCCCTGGACATCGTCACCACCGCCCTGAACCTCGCCAGCGCCGGTGCGTCCGGGCTCTCCGAGGTCCTGGGGCCTATCGGCCAGGGCGTGGGCTGGCTCGTGCAGGCCTTCGGCGCGCTGCCCGGCCCCGTCCAGACCGCGATCATCGCCATGCTGATGGCCAACCGAGTCGCCCCCGTCATGAGCCGCCTGGCCGGAACCGTGTCCGGACCGCTCGTCGGCGCTTACCGGTCGTGGGGCGACCAAATGCGTGTGCAGTCGGCGCTGGCCGAGCGGCAGGGCCAGTCCGTCAGCCGCATCGGTCAGCACATGGCCGTGCTCCAGACGCGCATCCCGATCCTCGGACAGATGAGCGCCGCGTTCCGTGCGGCCGAGGGCCCCGCTCAGGGCCTGGCCCGGTCCATCGGTGTCGGCCTCGGCGGTGCGGCCCGCGGGCTCATGGGCGCGCTGGGCGGGCCGTGGGGCGTCGCGATCGCGGCGGCCGGCGTCGGCCTGTCCATGCTTGCCTCCCACCAGCAGAAGGCGGCACAGGCGGCGGCCGAGCACCAGTCTCGGATCAGCAGCCTTTCGCAGGCGCTGCGGGAGTCGAACGGCGCGGTCAACGACAACGTGCGTGCCGTCGCCGCGCAGGCCGTCATGGAGGCCAAGGTCCTCGACGGCAAGGCGCGGCTGGTCGACGTCATGGGCAAGGTGGGCGTCTCTGCCCGGCAGCTCACGGACGCCTACCTCGGCCAAGACGGCGGCCTCAACGCCCTCCAGAACCGGCTGCGGGAGACGGCCGCAGCCAACCGGGAGTTCGTCACCCAGGGCCGCGTCGGGAAGTGGCAGTTCACCGAGACCGGCAAGAGCTACGACCAGGCGGCACGAGCCCTGGGGTCGGTCAAGGGCGAGATGTCTCAGGCCGTGACCGACGCGAAGAACCTGGCGGACGCACAGGCGTCGGGGGCGAAGTCCGCCGCCGATTCCGTGGGCCCCTTCGGGAAGTTCTCCGACGCTATGCGGCGCCTGTCCGACACCACCGCTGACGCCGACTCGCGAGCCCGCGCCCTGCACGACGCGCTGAACATCCTGGCCGGCGGGTCGGTGAACCTGTCCGCGGCCGAAGCCAGGCTGAACCGCTCCGTGTCGGACGCTAGCGAGGCCCTGAAGGGCGGCGTGGACCACGCCGAGGGGTACGGCAAGGTCCTTCTGAACATGGACGGTTCGCTGTCCACCGTCACCCGCAACGGGCAGAAGCTGTACGACCTCCTCCAAGGTCTGTCCACGAACAGTGCCGATGCCGCGCTCGCCGCCTACCAGTTCGCCGAGGCCAACGGGAAGTCCGTGCCGGAGGCGCTTGAGGCTGCGCAGAAGCAGATGGCCACCGCCCGGGATTCGGCGATCTCCACGGCGCAGGGCTTCGGCCTGACCGCCGAGCAGGCCGCGAACCTGGCCGACAAGGCGGGCCTCGTCCCCGAGAAGGTGTCCATCCTCCTCCAGACCGCCGGCATGGACGCGTCGATGGCCGAGCTGATGGCGGTCCAGCAGGCGCTGAAGGCGACGCCGGACAAGAAGACCGTCACCATCTCCACCCTGTCGAACGAAGCGCGCGCCGAGCTGGAGAAGCTGGGCTTCAAGATCACCGATCTGAAGGACCGGACGGTGCAGGTCAGCGCGCCGACCGATCTGGCCCGCGCGGACCTGGACGCGCTGATCGCGAAGATCAGCGCCACGCCGGGGTCCAAGCACATCCAGACCAGCGCGGGCACGTCCGCGACGATCGCGAGCCTGGAGGCGGTCAAGAGCGCCATCGGCAGCGTGCCCGGCGCGAAGTACGTCACAGTGGCCGCGCCGACGGAGGGCGCCCGCCAGCAGCTCACCGACCTGGGCTTCAAGATCACCGAGATCCCGGGCTCGAAGAACGTGAACGTCTCCGTGCCCACGGGCACCGCCACGGGCAACGTCAGCGCGATCCAGGGCGCGATCAACTCCCTCACCGGGCGCACGGTGACGATCACCACTGTCCATAACGACATCTGGCGGACCTCCGGTTCGCGGGGACCCGGCCCCTGGGCGGACGGCTACCGGTTCGAGGCGGACGGCGGGGTCGTGTCGTACTACGCCGACGGCGGTGTCCGCTCGGAGCAGCACGTGGCGCAGATCGCCCCGGCCGGGGCCTGGCGGGTGTGGGCGGAACCGGAGACGCAGGGCGAGGCCTACATTCCGCTGGCCAGCAGCAAGCGCACCAGGTCGAAGGCGATCCTCGGGGAAGTCGCGCGCCGCTTCGGCGGGGAGATCAGCTACTTCGCGGGCGGGGGCCTGTCGGACTGGAGCTACCAGCCTTCCCCGTCGCCGAGCTGGGGCAGCGGCTCGGGCCTGCGGTCGAAGTCCATGCGGAAGGACAAGAAGGGCAAGGAGACCTTCGACCTGGCGCTGTTCGAGAAGAACCTGCGGGAGTCTGCTGCGAAGACGGAGCGGTGGCGCTCCGACCTGGCCACGATCGCCTCCCGCGCCGGCCAGGACGTGGCCGATGCCCTGGAGGAGATGGGCGAGGACGGCATCGAGCTCACCGCGAAGATGGCGAAGGGCTCGACGAAGTACATCAACGAGATGGCGGAGCAGCTGAAGAAGCTGTCCGGCGCCGCCCGAGTGTCTCTGGCCGACTACGCCCGCCAGCTGGGCAACGCCGTCAAGAACGCCGACGCCTTCCAGTCCAACCTGGCCAAGCTCGCCGCCGCCGGTTACGGCTCCCTCGCCGCCCGCCTTGCTGAGCAGGGCGACGAGGCCGCGGAGAAGCTGGCCGAGCAGGCGGTAAAGGACCCGAAGAAGGCCGCCGAGGCAGACAAGGCGTCTCGGGCCGCCGACAAGGCGCTGTCCGGGGACCAGCTCTCCGACCTGGTGAAGATCATCGCCGCGCTGTCCACCGGCCGCGGCATCCACTACGTCGCCGAGTCGACGGGAATAGAGGAAGACCGGCTGATCGAGGTCGCCAACCTGGCCACCAGCCAGCTGCGCGGTGTCGGTTCGCGGGCCGAGCGGTTCTTGGCCGATCTGGCGCGGGCGAACCGCGGCCTGTCCTACGCCAACGGCGGCATCTGGGAGCCAGGGATCTTCCGCGGGTCGGGCCGGGGCCTGATCAAGTTCGCCGAGGGTGAGACGGTTGCAGAATCGTTCATCCCGCACGCGGCATCGAAGCGGAGCCGGGCCACGGACGTCCTGGCCGAGACGGCCGGACGCTTCGGCTATGGCCTGACGCCTCAGCGTCTGGTCGACGCGGGCGCGGGCCGGCCGCAGGTCGTGGTGGTGCAGCAGGCCCCGGCGATCGGCACGCAGACCATCCACGTGTCGAAGGCGGCTGCGACCGCCAGCGACATCGCGGCTTCGGTGGCGTACCAACTGCGCCGCGCGAAGAGGGGCGGCCTGCGATGA
- a CDS encoding N-acetylmuramoyl-L-alanine amidase translates to MATPLSADALVAALRAEGVRVVERPGWRTHNRNHKGPWGPVRGVMIHHTVTSGTANTVSICENGYAGLPGPLCHGVIAKDGTVYLIGNGRANHAGAGDSDVLDAVIAERALPAANESDADGNTSFYGFECENLGDGEDPWPGAQLEAIEKVSAAICRAHKWGSASVIGHKEWQPGKVDPRGFSMSGLRQRIGARLAGKPGGGGSTTYTVRDGDTLSGIGQELGVSWQALAKANNISSPYVIHPGQKLVVPK, encoded by the coding sequence ATGGCTACACCGCTGAGTGCTGATGCACTCGTGGCGGCGCTGCGCGCCGAAGGCGTGCGCGTCGTCGAGCGCCCCGGTTGGCGCACCCACAACCGGAACCACAAGGGCCCGTGGGGTCCTGTCCGCGGCGTGATGATCCACCACACGGTGACGTCCGGCACCGCCAACACGGTCAGCATCTGCGAGAACGGATACGCCGGCCTCCCGGGCCCGCTCTGTCACGGTGTCATCGCGAAGGACGGCACGGTCTACCTGATCGGCAACGGGCGGGCGAATCATGCCGGGGCCGGGGACTCCGACGTCCTGGACGCGGTGATCGCAGAGCGGGCGCTGCCGGCGGCGAACGAAAGTGATGCCGATGGCAACACCTCGTTCTACGGCTTCGAGTGCGAGAACCTGGGCGACGGCGAAGATCCGTGGCCGGGAGCGCAACTGGAGGCCATCGAGAAGGTGTCCGCGGCGATCTGCCGCGCCCACAAGTGGGGCTCGGCCAGCGTGATCGGCCACAAGGAGTGGCAGCCGGGCAAGGTCGATCCTCGGGGCTTCAGCATGTCGGGGCTGCGCCAGCGCATCGGTGCCCGCCTCGCGGGGAAGCCCGGCGGCGGGGGCAGCACTACGTACACGGTGCGGGACGGCGACACCCTCTCCGGCATTGGGCAGGAGCTCGGCGTCTCGTGGCAGGCGCTGGCGAAGGCGAACAACATCTCGTCTCCGTACGTGATCCACCCGGGGCAGAAGCTGGTGGTGCCGAAGTGA